CGCCGAGCCGGGACAGAGTGGTCAGCCGCACAAGCGTCGCTTGGCTGTAGGCATTGACCTGGGCACAACGAACAGCCTTGTGGCCACAGTTCGAAACGGAACACCAGAAGTTCTAAAAGATGCGGCAGGCGAATGGCTGATACCATCTGTGGTGCATTACGGCGATCAGGAGGTGCGGGTTGGCAAAAGTGCGCGGGCTTTTGCTGTGTGTGATGCCGCCAATACCGTTGTGTCGGTCAAGCGGATGATGGGGCGTAGCCGTGAAGAACTGAAAGGTCTTGATGGCGCCTTTCCTTATCAAGTCACCGATCAGAACCCCCCAGCCATTTTGACTCGCCAAGGGCCGAAAACAGCGGTCGAGGTATCGGCAGACATCTTGCGTTATTTGAAAAGTTTCGCCGAAGCTCGGCTTGGCGGCGAGATTGAAGGTGCTGTCATCACGGTGCCTGCTTATTTCGATGATGCCCAACGACAAGCGACCAAGGACGCTGCTCGTTTAGCGGGGCTGCCAGTTTTACGGCTGTTGAATGAGCCAACTGCGGCCGCAGTCGCGTATGGTCTTGACAGTGGGGAAGAAGGCATCCATGTGGTTTTTGACATGGGCGGGGGCACCTTCGATGTCTCCATACTGCGCTTTACCAGAGGCGTTTTCGAAGTCATCGCGACCGGTGGTGATACTCAGCTCGGCGGAGATGACATGGACGAGGCATTGGCACAATGGTTGATGCAGGAGAAATCCTTGCAATTAACAAGTCAAGATCCGCTAGAGCGATACCTGATGGAAACAGCAAGAGCAATCAAGGAGCGTTTGACCAACGAAGAGACCGTGACGACCGAATTGAAGCTTGGAGAACGGAATTTTGGCGAGGTGACAATCACACGTGACCAATTCAATCGGTTGATTGAACCGATTGTGCAACGAGCGATTCGTGTGTGTAAGCGAGTCATTCGGGATGCCCAAGTGGCACGGGAGGAGATTCGAGATATTGTCATGGTGGGTGGAAGCACACGGGTCCCGCATGTGCGTGAGGCTGTGGAAGCCTTCTTTGGCCGAAAGCCGCTGACTGAACTTGACCCAGATCAGGTAGTAGCGCTTGGCGCGGCGAGACAGGCAGAAACCTTGATAGGGAATAGCCGTGACAATGATGTACTACTGCTCGATGTGTGCCCGTTGTCGCTTGGCATTGAGACCATGGGAGGGCTGGTTGAAAAAATTATCCCACGCAACACACCGATCCCTGTTGCACGCGCCCAAGAATTTACTACCTATAAGGACGGCCAAACCGCCATGCTCATCCATGTGGTTCAAGGGGAGCGTGAGTTGGTGCAGGATTGTCGAAGCCTTGCCCGGTTTACACTGAAAGGCATCCCACCGATGGCGGCAGGGGTGGCGCGCATACGGGTCACCTACAATGTAGACGCCGATGGATTGTTGAACGTGACGGCGGAAGAGACGACGACGGGAGCGAAAGCACAGGTCGAAGTCAAGCCGAGTTATGGATTGGCTCCCGAACAAGTGGCGAAAATGATAGAAGAATCTATTGCAAATGCCGAACAGGATCGTGACCGCCGCGTGTTGCAGGAAACAAAAGTTGAGTCTCAACGGCTGTTGGAAGCGTTGGAGGCAGCCATTGCGCAAGATGGTGAGCTCTTGTCCGATGAGGAGCGAAATATTTTGGAACAGGCCATGCAAGACCTTCGCAGGCAGTTGGAGACAGAGGACAGGCAAGCCATTGAGCAGGCGGCCAAGCGATTGGAAACACAATCTGAGACCTTCGCAGCACGGCGGATGAACAAGAGTATTCAGGCTGCGTTGGTTGGACACCAGGTGAATGAGGTCAAATAATGCCGAAAATTGTTTTTCTGCCACATGAAGAACTTTGCCCAGAAGGGGCTGTTGTCGAAGCGAACCCAGGGGAAACGATCATTGAGGCAGCTTTGCGTCATGGTATTGAAATAGAGCATGCGTGCGAGATGTCCTGTGCTTGTACGACGTGCCATGTGATTGTTCGCGAAGGTTATGATTCCCTGGATGCGCCTGACGAGCTAGAAGAAGATATGCTGGATAAGGCTTGGGGTTTGGAGCCGGAGTCCCGTCTCAGTTGTCAGGCGCATGTGGACGGTGAGGATTTGGTCGTAGAGATCCCCAAATACACGATTAATCAAGTCTCTG
The Gammaproteobacteria bacterium genome window above contains:
- the hscA gene encoding Fe-S protein assembly chaperone HscA, whose product is MALLQIAEPGQSGQPHKRRLAVGIDLGTTNSLVATVRNGTPEVLKDAAGEWLIPSVVHYGDQEVRVGKSARAFAVCDAANTVVSVKRMMGRSREELKGLDGAFPYQVTDQNPPAILTRQGPKTAVEVSADILRYLKSFAEARLGGEIEGAVITVPAYFDDAQRQATKDAARLAGLPVLRLLNEPTAAAVAYGLDSGEEGIHVVFDMGGGTFDVSILRFTRGVFEVIATGGDTQLGGDDMDEALAQWLMQEKSLQLTSQDPLERYLMETARAIKERLTNEETVTTELKLGERNFGEVTITRDQFNRLIEPIVQRAIRVCKRVIRDAQVAREEIRDIVMVGGSTRVPHVREAVEAFFGRKPLTELDPDQVVALGAARQAETLIGNSRDNDVLLLDVCPLSLGIETMGGLVEKIIPRNTPIPVARAQEFTTYKDGQTAMLIHVVQGERELVQDCRSLARFTLKGIPPMAAGVARIRVTYNVDADGLLNVTAEETTTGAKAQVEVKPSYGLAPEQVAKMIEESIANAEQDRDRRVLQETKVESQRLLEALEAAIAQDGELLSDEERNILEQAMQDLRRQLETEDRQAIEQAAKRLETQSETFAARRMNKSIQAALVGHQVNEVK
- the fdx gene encoding ISC system 2Fe-2S type ferredoxin translates to MPKIVFLPHEELCPEGAVVEANPGETIIEAALRHGIEIEHACEMSCACTTCHVIVREGYDSLDAPDELEEDMLDKAWGLEPESRLSCQAHVDGEDLVVEIPKYTINQVSESR